In Cicer arietinum cultivar CDC Frontier isolate Library 1 chromosome 7, Cicar.CDCFrontier_v2.0, whole genome shotgun sequence, a single window of DNA contains:
- the LOC101496029 gene encoding uncharacterized protein: MWVSLASSSSSSMEVNAIQVNNDKVNGIAEQSLSPEFSNGYDVFGDPEISPRVGEEFQVDIPPLISQYEYCSIQRNIGEAESTVTTLHNFQVGLPVPIFWIKNGTENNNCDPLKNECIEESQIGMHEEHRHKGQILVPGSPSESWTEIEEAGFALGVYIFGKNLVQVKRFISNKKMGDILSFYYGRFYKSDKHQRWAGSRKVRSRKYIFGQKIFTGPRQQELMSRLLPNVSEECQKKLPEVSKKFIEGKMLLEDYVLTLKALVGLKALVEGVGIGKGKQDLTSLSVDSVKSTQANTARPEIPMGKACSMLTCSEIISFLTGDFRLSKARTSDLFWEAVWPRLLARGWHSEQPGSYNYAVAFKNPLVFLVPGVKKFSRKLVKGSHYFDSVSDVLGKVASDPELIDLETNADNNDCASKEGNEWTKDTKQDRENSPDQPRHCYLKAKTPNRSTDVMKFTVVDTSLASENAKNVRELRNLPFGVLTASTMETDSDDETSSEEQTNESESLNGTCFDSENNDITKAGKFFNIVKSASSDMNGLENKPSKDELPRSNMLCTSLPYALVDKKTAFSDNKRRRDGTKCQSLQKMVSDNIKDLLPITKRRKRLTPCSRAKKNDNAANFFEVPRVKQEEVGFCLDPDNSKFGENVTVDKASYCPYNPKSSDSVHSRVSPPQENNSLADFPTQKMKSLSDPLSNPSSTICREDVPDTSSSGTKDQQQKPQPWTMIDLNLLPVSPEVDDDELFANEVTEIPKTDTSKESVELGVETNVKPVDDSDQQPDLQARRQSTRNRPPTTKVLEAFAFGYLDKKEKRSRSRDSSVSKNSRRVCPKVEGTGSGVAGSENEERANIVCNSNGSGSSSSNGNVLYTDFKL; encoded by the exons GTGAATGCAATTCAAGTTAATAATGACAAAGTGAATGGCATTGCTGAACAATCACTTTCTCCAGAATTTTCCAATGGTTATGATGTTTTTGGTGATCCAGAAATATCTCCTCGGGTTGGTGAGGAGTTTCAGGTTGACATTCCTCCTTTAATTTCACAATATGAGTATTGTTCGATACAAAGGAACATCGGCGAGGCCGAAAGTACAGTCACTACTCTCCATAATTTTCAAGTAGGATTACCTGTTCCAATATTTTGGATAAAGAATGGAACCGAGAACAACAACTGCGATCCTCTGAAAAATGAATGTATTGAAGAGTCTCAGATTGGGATGCATGAGGAGCATAGACACAAAGGGCAGATTCTAGTTCCTGGTTCTCCAAGTGAGTCATGGACTGAAATTGAAGAGGCTGGTTTTGCCCTTGGCGTGTATATATTTGGGAAGAACCTTGTTCAAGTGAAACGATTTATCAGCAATAAGAAGATGGGGGATATACTGTCATTCTATTATGGGAGATTTTACAAGTCTGACAAACATCAGAGATGGGCTGGAAGTAGGAAAGTGAGAAGCAGGAAATACATTTTCGGGCAAAAGATTTTCACTGGACCAAGGCAACAAGAGCTTATGTCTCGTCTACTACCGAATGTATCAGAGGAATGTCAAAAGAAATTACCTGAG GTTTCCAAGAAATTTATAGAGGGGAAAATGCTTCTAGAAGATTATGTTTTAACTTTGAAAGCTTTAGTTGGGCTCAAAGCACTTGTCGAGGGAGTAGGAATTGGTAAAGGGAAACAAGATCTTACAAGTCTCTCTGTTGATTCTGTAAAGTCCACTCAAGCGAATACAGCTCGCCCAGAAATACCGATGGGAAAAGCATGTTCAATGCTTACGTGTTCAGAAATAATAAGCTTTTTAACAGGTGACTTCAGATTAAGTAAAGCTCGAACTAGTGATCTCTTTTGGGAAGCCGTTTGGCCTCGTCTACTTGCCAGAGGTTGGCACTCGGAGCAACCTGGAAGTTATAACTATGCTGTTGCTTTTAAGAATCCTCTAGTCTTCCTTGTCCCTGGAGTTAAAAAGTTTTCGAGGAAGCTAGTGAAGGGGAGTCACTATTTTGATTCTGTATCTGATGTCCTCGGCAAAGTTGCATCCGATCCTGAGCTAATTGATCTCGAGACAAATGCAGATAACAATGATTGTGCAAGCAAGGAAGGAAATGAGTGGACAAAGGATACAAAACAGGACCGTGAAAATTCGCCTGATCAGCCACGCCATTGCTATCTCAAGGCAAAAACTCCAAATCGCAGTACAGATGTAATGAAATTTACTGTCGTGGACACCAGTCTGGCCAGTGAAAACGCGAAAAATGTGAGAGAACTGAGAAACTTGCCATTTGGAGTTTTAACAGCTTCTACTATGGAAACTGATTCAGATGATGAAACTTCTTCGGAGGAGCAAACAAATGAATCTGAGTCTTTAAATGGCACATGCTTTGATAGTGAAAATAATGACATCACTAAAGCtggtaaattttttaacattgttAAAAGTGCCTCTTCAGACATGAATGGTTTGGAAAACAAGCCTTCAAAAGATGAGCTTCCAAGGAGCAACATGTTATGTACTAGTTTACCATATGCCTTGGTGGACAAGAAAACAGCCTTCTCGGATAACAAACGAAGAAGAGACGGTACGAAGTGTCAATCTCTCCAAAAAATGGTATCTGATAACATAAAGGATCTGCTTCCTAttacaaaaagaagaaaaagattaACCCCCTGTAGTCGTGCAAAGAAAAATGACAATGCAGCTAATTTCTTTGAGGTTCCGAGAGTCAAACAAGAGGAAGTCGGTTTCTGTCTCGATCCAGACAACTCAAAGTTCGGTGAGAATGTAACTGTTGACAAGGCTAGTTATTGTCCTTACAACCCAAAATCTAGTGACAGTGTTCATTCAAGGGTAAGTCCACCTCAGGAGAATAACTCCTTAGCAGATTTTCCAACTCAGAAGATGAAAAGTTTATCAGATCCTCTGTCAAATCCAAGCTCAACCATCTGCAGAGAAGATGTTCCTGATACTAGTTCTTCCGGCACAAAGGATCAACAACAGAAGCCTCAGCCATGGACTATGATTGACCTTAACTTACTGCCTGTTTCACCAGAAGTTGATGATGATGAACTTTTTGCGAATGAAGTGACTGAGATACCAAAAACTGATACAAGCAAGGAATCAGTTGAGCTCGGTGTAGAGACAAATGTCAAACCGGTTGATGACTCAGACCAGCAGCCTGACCTACAAGCTCGGAGACAAAGCACAAGAAACCGACCGCCAACAACTAAAGTGCTGGAAGCTTTTGCCTTTGGATATCTAGACAAAAAAGAGAAGCGCAGCCGAAGTAGGGACAGTTCAGTGTCAAAAAATTCGCGACGCGTGTGTCCTAAAGTAGAAGGTACTGGTAGTGGTGTTGCAGGTTCTGAAAATGAGGAAAGGGCAAACATTGTCTGTAACAGTAATGGTAGCGGTAGCAGTAGCAGTAATGGTAATGTGTTATATACAGACTTCAAACTGTGA